In one Portunus trituberculatus isolate SZX2019 chromosome 31, ASM1759143v1, whole genome shotgun sequence genomic region, the following are encoded:
- the LOC123511344 gene encoding uncharacterized protein LOC123511344 yields MVDSSMVPNSFAVADRRSSFASSLSPVSPSATNSTTPSGSGVGFDSDGALRAAFTDRGLSPEVAQFLLHSWRSSTKAQYGPHIKRWLLFCLRREVDPLQPSVSILLDFLLLEFKRKTGRGYSSMNTIRSAISVIATIDGRPAGQHPLVTRFMKAAFLERPSFPRSHTTWDPQIVLDFFCGLGPTVDLSLLQLSRKLVTLMLLLSGHRGQILHLLDIRNMSLMESQVVFGIGDLLKTSRPGAHISSLVFDAYPHDSCLCIVDAIKHYLDRTRSIRGSLTGFFLTTRPPVRLASKDTLRRWVKDVMRAAGVDVTVFSPHSTRSASSSKAARRLPLSTIVSTIGWARESTFTRHYHKPLSQPGQFARAVLS; encoded by the coding sequence ATGGTCGACTCAAGTATGGTTCCCAACAGCTTTGCAGTTGCTGACAGAAGATCCAGTTTTGCTTCCTCGCTGTCCCCTGTTTCTCCCTCAGCAACCAACTCTACCACACCCTCGGGCTCAGGGGTTGGTTTTGACAGCGATGGTGCTCTCAGGGCAGCATTCACGGATCGCGGCCTTTCGCCGGAGGTTGCCCAGTTTTTGCTTCACTCCTGGAGATCTAGCACTAAGGCACAATATGGGCCGCATATCAAGAGATGGTTGTTATTTTGCCTCAGAAGGGAAGTTGATCCACTTCAGCCATCTGTGAGTATTCTATTAGATTTCCTTTTGTTGGAATTTAAACGCAAGACAGGTCGTGGATACAGCTCCATGAACACCATTCGCTCAGCCATCTCAGTTATTGCTACTATTGACGGCCGTCCGGCAGGACAACATCCTTTAGTCACGCGATTTATGAAGGCAGCTTTCCTGGAGAGACCTTCTTTTCCCCGCTCTCATACAACTTGGGATCCTCAGAtagtgttagattttttttgtggtcTTGGTCCTACTGTGGACTTGTCTCTTCTTCAATTGTCCAGAAAATTAGTTACTCTTATGCTTTTGTTGTCGGGCCATCGTGGTCAAATCTTACATTTGCTAGACATTAGGAACATGTCTCTCATGGAGTCACAGGTTGTTTTTGGGATTGGGGATTTGTTGAAGACTTCTCGTCCTGGGGCCCACATATCAAGTTTGGTTTTCGACGCCTATCCACATGACAGCTGCTTGTGTATCGTTGACGCCATCAAGCATTACCTGGATAGGACTAGATCCATCAGAGGATCACTTACAGGGTTTTTCCTGACTACGCGACCTCCGGTGAGGTTGGCTTCTAAGGATACATTGCGTCGTTGGGTAAAGGATGTGATGAGAGCTGCTGGCGTTGATGTTACTGTTTTCTCTCCCCACTCTACTAGGTCAGCCTCTTCCAGCAAGGCAGCCCGGAGGTTGCCCCTTTCTACAATAGTCTCCACCATTGGATGGGCCAGGGAGTCTACCTTTACTCGGCATTACCACAAGCCTCTTTCTCAGCCTGGCCAGTTTGCAAGGGCGGTTTTGTCCTAA